CGGATAGCAGATCGAGTGCCATCCTCTTTGGACCAGTGCTTTTCAAGCCATTCGACTACTGCTTGGTTATTATCCCACAAGTATGCCTGGAGGGGAATTCAGAAGCACAAACTGGTTGTTGATATTGACGAGACATTCAAATCTCACATGCCTGGATGACATTGCCTTTTGGAAGACGCTTTAAAAAATATGAAACGACTTGTGTGTCAGGGTAGGTAAATGCCAGAAAGTACACGTGCTGCAGTCACCAACCTTGACAGTTCCCTCGGTTTCGACAAACCAGCGGCGCAGCATGGACTGCATGTGTCCGTCACTGAGGTCTTTGTTGGCCTGGAGAATCTCGTACTTTACCACCTGCTCCGACAGGAGACGCCGCAGACGCCAGTAGAAGAAAGGCCGTGCATTCTTCCAATCTAAAATATCCTGAAACCCAGAGTGAACTCTATAAATCGTATTAaagtatgcatatatatatatatatataaagtagaGTTCAATGGAcccttttttttgggtggggcaaaaagaaaaaaattctggaGTGTGTGCAAGAGTATATTTTCAGAGGCCTGGAAAAGTGTTAGAAGCATTACATCAAAGTTTGGACGTAAGTTGGGGGATAGGCTATGTACTCACATTGATGACCCCTTTCTCCTGCATCCTGCCAGGAGTATCGTGAAGATCCACAAACTGCACTGCCACCTGGTGGTAAATGGGCAACAGGAATTCTTCTCTTGCTTTGAGCTTTGCTTCCAAGTCTCTGCATTGCTTCTCGGGGAGATCTAGAGACGCTTCAAAGTACATATGAATGTCAGCAATTAAATAAAAACGTGTGAGGGGGAAATGTGTGCTCAGTTTGTATTatattgaaaacaaacaaaaaaaacacttaccAAGCTTCTCAACCAGACCAGCATAGACAGAGTCCAGCCTTCGCATGGTTTTCAACAGATCTTTTTTCTTGAATTTGATCTCCACTGTGCCTTCAGCTtccagcactccacctctggaCAGTCATGAGAGACAAGACTATTGATGAACATTCAGTGTACATAGACACGTGTTTTAAGCATCTTCACATGAGGTCAAATAAGTTGTGCACCTGCTCTCTCTGTCAGCATATAGCTCCATGCACAGAGGGTTAATGGTGGGGTCAATGACAACCCAGGAGCCTCCTCTCAATTCGGCATGTGGTGGAATGTACACCAGCACAGGCTGACGGAAAGCATGAAGGGCATCCACGATGTAAGCCCCAAACTTTAATATCTGGTCATACATATCTGGTAGAAGGAATGGAAACAATAGTGGATGATGAAGCATTCCACCATGTTTTGGACATAATGCAAATTTTCCGAAATATACCTTTCATTCCACCGGAGAAGCCTCTCCAGTTGGCAAACACCATGAGAGGCAGATGCTCCCGGTTGAAGTCACAAATGGCCTGAGCTGTCTTAAAGGCTGAATCGGGAAACCACACTTGACCTGCTTGTTGTATAACCTGAAATTTAACACAGATCATTATGTTGAATTGAATGAATATTGACAAAGCAGTATATCAGGAGGTGGCGTTACAACCACATTGAGCATCTTACAATCAAAACATTCATTTATAGTACATCAACGTGTAATGTTGTGAATGGTGATGGGGACAATGTTCCCATGGATACTCACTTTGGATTCTGAATCCAAGTTGGCAGGATCAGCTGGTACAGTTAACTCAACAGTGCGTGTTTCCACAGCAATGACACCAAGGGGGATCCCTCCTAACCTGTACCATTCCAGCCAGCAATTAACAATCGCTTTACACACATTATACAATACTTTATGCATTATTATTAAACGAGCTTTACCGTGCTCTGCCCACTACGACAGTCTGAGCCCAGGAGCCCATGATCTCCATGAAAGAGCCATGGTCGAAGAATCCACTCTGCCATGCACCTCTCACTGCTATgaatagttgaaaaaaaaacaaaaatgtgtgcaTTAATTAATTAACAGGGGTTATTTTCTTTCTCCAGATATGATGCTCACTGGGGTGGGGTCTCCCGACCAGCATCCATCGGGGGTCATATGGTGCTTTTGTGGGAGTGAAGTCAATCTCTCTATCAACAGGATCTGTGGTTGGTACAACAGGCACGGACGAGTTGTTGTTCTGTCAGAAGAGGAGACAATCACTCAtgagtgacacaaatggttaCCACGGAAACAGAAGAATTTGGATCACTCGGCGGGACCTTCGGCATGTAGGAGAGCCACTGGAGGATGGTGACAACGCCCTCAAAATCATCTGGCACAGTAGTGTGTGTGACGCCGTTGTTGTGCATGATCTGGATGCCGCCCAGCTGGTTGTTGGAGGCGTAGACCTCTCTGCCCAGAACCTGCAAAATCCAGGCCTTACTTAAACCGCTCGCTCACACTGCTGAATTAAAAGTTAATTCTTTTAAGAGGAACTGTATCAGTCTCCAAAACTACATTTAGACACACCAACCTTGTTGAGCGCACTTGCTCCGGTCAGGATAATGTGAGAGTTCTCCACCTGGATCACCCTCTGGCCTAAACGTACCAGATATGCCCCGATTCCAATGGCGCGGCAGGTCACCTGGAAGAGCACAAACGAATCAAACCTGGGGTGACGAAAAAAATGCTATGGTCTCATTGTACACATCTGCTATGCAACCTCACCATACTGATTGTAATGATTTCTTCATAGGCCTGAGCGGATTCTCCGGCAATGGTGCCAGAACCACGCAGGTTCTCAACCCCAAGACCTTCATCCTTCCCAATGATGTCAGTGAGGATGTACCTGGGAAAACAACAATGAAGCAATGAACATGAGAAAAGATACAAATAGAAAAGGTGCTCAAAAAGTGAAACATATTTCGTTTCTCACACCTTGACTCCCCTCCCTCTTCCACGTGGTGGCAGTGCACCGAATTGGTGGCACTGATGCGTGTATAGTCATGTGGTGTCAGGTAAAGATATTTAAAGCCCTAAAGAGAGACACATACATCACATGACTCAATTTGACTCCTGGGGACAAATAAAGGATGTTTTTGGGTGTTTGGGCCAGTTCCTCAACTGGAACCCAGCAAATGCCAGCAGGCCCTCACCTTGTAGGGGTCAGAGGGGTCAATCCAGGCCACTTGGAACATGTGTCTGATCTCCTCAGCGAGACCAATGCGCGCTCCACTGTTGGCAGCAATATAAATACGAGGGATTCCCTCAGCTCTTGCCAACTCCGAGGCCCTGAGGAACAGCTCATCTTCCTGAGGTCCAAACGACCCGATCCTGTGGGTGATGTCGTTACAGATGACGACGATGTCTCGACCTTCTGGATATTCTGGCGTTTTCATCTTCATCTTGAAAGCAACTATTCCCACCTGACAAAGAGAAATATGAGGAAATATTCACACTGACGTAATGTATTCCGCCGGATGTCAATCTTACATCATTGTCTCCAGGCAGGCGGTTGAGTTGCACCAGACGACCTTCTGGGTCCAGAACCAGCTCAGTGCACATTAGCATATCTTTTGGATATTTGTCTCCTGGACCCCACTGCTTGAATAGCGCCTACAGAATGATTATAATGTGAGCGagaacagggggaaaaaaaaggaatgacAACATTCAGGTTGAGCAGTGTTGTAACAGGACCTGCTTGAACATCTCTGGGAAGTCATAGACGTATGTTGTGCCCAGAGTTTGAGCCTGGAAACGTTTGGCCTGCAGCAAGTCTTTGGTAACGTAGGGAGTGTTGATCAACATGCCTTGTAGAGGTCCTTGTTTGTCTCCATAGGACTGGAACATAATCTAGAGAGGGAAATGACAGGGAATAAATCAAGTGAATCAAGATTTATAAATTTAATATACTATATCACTGATGAAAACCGTACCTGTCCAGAACTTGGGTCGGTAACCTCTTTATACAGACTGATGTCCAAGTAATAGCCAGACTCGTTTGTCAAAAAAAGACGAATAGGAATGGCGGGCCCAGTGGGAGTCAGGCGAATGTTGATTTTCAGCTCAGCTTGCAGGACACGCAGCTTCCAAAGTCGGCTTCCATAGCGCATCACCATGGAACGCACCGACTCCTCGATCTGAGACACAAAAGCAGATacgcatgtatgtatgtatcaaGTTGCAGAGACGTACGCACTCACTTTGGATGGGTCCATAATGACGGTGGGGACAAAGTTGAGGAAGATGTGGTTGCAGTCGGTACGAACGGTTGTGTTACTGAAAGCCACCTCCAACTCATCCATGGCCTCCAGCAAAAGTCGTTCTCCCTCGTTCTGAAGATACTCAAAAGACGCTTCCTAATTTGCACAACACAATCCCAATAAAACATTAAATAGGATAATATCTATATCTAGTTTGGGCTTTTTTTGTCAACAGCCTCTTGCCTTTGTTATCAGATCAGAGTGGCGAATAATAGCTCGAATGAAGAATCTGTAATCTGTAACTTCGGCACCCTCCTGAACACGAGCGGCTCCCAAGTAGAGGTGCATTTTGTGGTTGGCACAGGGAACGGCAGTCAAGTCAAAATTCCTCATGCGGTTCAGTTCCAGCTGAAACGCTAAAGCTGGCTCCAGATTTCGGTAGATCCGATCTTCCTGGAACTGTGCGTGAAAACAGAAGGGGATGACCTCGTCAGAGAAGCAACACAAttgattaatttgctttaagagttaaaaagaagacaaaaacaaacgtacCCCATCTCGTGCTCTGAAAGTAAAGAACTTGGGGAACTCTCTCTgttgaaaagaaataaaatgatagcAACTATTCACACCCAAGAAcctaaaatgcaatttttttggaAGACCGTAAGAAATCAGAGTATCCAGAACCTTTGACTGTATGGCAACTTTAATATGTCAACCAATATGAGACTTTCTAAAAAGCATCTTATCATTTGAGGCAAATGTTTTGTAAATGAAACTCATCGACTGGAGAAAATGTACCTTCTGTGCAACCAAAAATGTGATTCTTCTGATGCCGTATTCAAAGAGGGATGATCTCTaaggaaaacaaaatgacatttgagTAATTCTGGAATGACTTAAGATTGAGAGCCACTTCGGTATATGACCTGACCTTTGACTGGGCAAAAGAAGTGAAGGCAGAAACTAAGGCGTCATCATCCTCAGTGTCAGCTCTTTTTATTGAGACATTAATGATGTGGATCGGATTCTCCCTGGTGTTCTGTCGGGAACAAGAAGATGTATCCccagcgggaaaaaaaaaaaaaatccaaaatgacaacaaaagtaCTCACCTTAGAGTTCTCATCTTCAAAAAGACTGGAGCAGGATTCTAAAAACGGCTGGTTCTCTGAGAGAGGCTCTGCAAAACTGGAGAGAACTTCATCAAAGTTCCTGCAAAAGAAACAATACATATGAAGTCAATGGCCTCATAAATCCCTCctaaatgtgaaaaatgaacacaCGGTGGACCTTTTGAAATCGTCAAAACACTGGAACGCTACCATAGCGCCCATACGTTGACAAGGTGGAGACAAAGCTCCCTCCAGGAAGAGATCACTGCTCTCCCGTCGCATTTTTAACTGGCCTGAGGCATTCAATGGGACAGgaaccctggaaaaaaaataaagaaagacgGTGACTAGCAGATCGCACCAGTAGAAATGTGTGCTTTGTCAAAAACAAACACGAAGAACAATAACAGCCATGACAATAAGAATTTGAGGCAGTTGCATTTTTTTGCATATTAAATACAGAAAAGAACAATCGCCCTCACGTGGATTTTGGATTTCCCATTTTGACATCATTGTGTCATGAATTATGATTTGTTATCAAGATGAAAACTTCCGCTCCACATTTGAGGACAATCACATCTTAGGCAGGAGATTTTTAAGAGGAACGGCTGAACCTCCCAAAAAGCTCTGTATCGATGTACAAGTTGAGAGAAGCGTTGCATTCGAAGAAGATCAGCTATAAAAGGAGAATTAAGGAAGGACTTGGTATACAGCAACAGTCCTTGAGGGCAAATGTTTCTGAATTGacaggaacgagaggaaaaaaaaaaaaaaggcaactggCATGCTTAGCTGTGAGACATACACACCATCGGGTGTAGTTGGTTGGGAGGAGCTTTACTCTACCTGTTCAGAGTAGGGCTGCTCCCTCTGAAATAAGATGATTGACAGGTGAATATTAGCAGCGGAGGATCAACATCCTCCTCCACCTCTAGGCATTATGATTTATACTGCACATTCCAGTTGAGTGGGTTTAAACTATTCTATGAAtatgaaaatattaaaaatgtatcTACATATAGATGTcattgaaagatttttttttcttcacctatCCTATCCACATTGTTTAAGACAGAATAGTATTTGTGGGATATGGCCTGATATGCAATCGGACTACAGGTTGTCATTCGCCAGCAGAGGAGTTGAATTTGCTTTACAAGTGTTACCTGTTGGGATGTGATGACGGCAGCATGAACTGGAAATCTACAGCGCACGTTCCATCCCGCAGCTGGTGATGCTGGATACTGTTGAGCTCGTAAGCGATGTAAGCCCGACGCACGTAcacctggggaaaaaaatgcatcatgTTGTTGCTGGCGAATTAGAAAATTAATACGAGCATCCAGCACTGTGCATACCTCCAGCGCAGCCATGCAGACAACTTGATTGGTGTGGTAGAAGAAATTGGGCAACACGTCAAAAATGGAGGTCTCGGAGAGGATGAGTTTCTGGGGGAAATGAAGAAACACAAATGATGGGATGTCAAAgtaagaaaaagtgacaatactTACCTTGAGGTTTTCAGGGCAAAATTGATGGCCATACATGTCAATGGCAGAGAGGAAGATGGATTCCACTTGGTTGTGTCTCAGTTCATACGATGGTAAATGAGAGGCTATCAGCACCTACACCAGAGTATCACACAAAATGAGTGGTGGAGAtcagaaaatgaaaaatacacaCCATACTGCGTCGTACCTGTCTGGCTCTTAAGGCGACTTTTGAGTTCTCCATCTTACTGAGCTGAGTGAGCTCATTGAGAATCGCCATCAGCTCGTCTGCCAGAGTCGGATCCCTTCCGCACAGTTGATCCTAAACAAAGTGCAAGTTAGTCCGAGTTGTGCTGAAATCCTCTTGTGATGAATGCGATGAAGGTCCTTACGATGAGCATCGTGACCAGGATGTTCTTCTTGAAGACT
This portion of the Syngnathus scovelli strain Florida chromosome 3, RoL_Ssco_1.2, whole genome shotgun sequence genome encodes:
- the acacb gene encoding acetyl-CoA carboxylase 2 isoform X3 — translated: MEGDVFQSDTWFPCRQRPSMSGLHLVKRGREHRKMDLHRDFTVASPAEFVTRFGGNRVIEKVLIANNGIAAVKCMRSIRRWSYEMFRNERAIRFVVMVTPEDLKANAEYIKMADHYVPVPGGPNNNNYANVELIVDIAKRIPVQAVWAGWGHASENPKLPELLNKAGISFLGPSSKAMWALGDKVASSIVAQSADIPTLPWSGSGLKVDWKEADQISSNVISVPPEVYIQGCVADVDDGLAGAERIGYPVIIKASEGGGGKGIRKVECADDFPSSFRQVQTEVPGSPIFIMQLAQHARHLEVQILADEYGNAISLFGRDCSIQRRHQKIIEEAPATIAAPSTFEQMEQYAVRLAKMVGYVSAGTVEYLFSEDGSFHFLELNPRLQVEHPCTEMFADVNLPAAQLQIAMGIPLYRIKDIRLLYGENAWGDNMINFETPECPPNPRGHVIAARITSENPDEGFKPSSGTVQELNFRSSKNVWGYFSVGATGGLHEFADSQFGHCFSWGENREEAISNMVVAMKELSIRGDFRTTVEYLIKLLETESFRNNDIDTSWLDHLIAEKVQAERPDTMLGIVCGALHVADASFRKSMSDFLHSLERGQVLPAASLLNSLSVDLIYEGVKFCLKVARQSPTTYVIIMNGSNIEIDVHRLSDGGLLLSYDGSSHTTYMKEEVDSYRITVGNKTCVFDKEKDPSMLRSPSAGKLLQYIVEDGAHICAGEAYAEIEVMKMVMTLTVQQAGHVHFVKRPGAVLESGCVMAHMSLDDPSSIHRVELNTASLPPQHPLPIVGEKLHQVFHSILENLGKVMDGYCLEEPYFSTKLKQWVATLMKTLRDPSLPLLELQEIMTSVAGRIPLSVEKDIRKVMAQYASNITSVLCQFPSQRIANVLDSHAATLQRKADREVFFINTQSIVQLVQRYRSGIRGYMKFVVLDLLKRYLQVEMQFQQAHYDKCVINLREQYKPDMSPVLEYIFSHAQVFKKNILVTMLIDQLCGRDPTLADELMAILNELTQLSKMENSKVALRARQVLIASHLPSYELRHNQVESIFLSAIDMYGHQFCPENLKKLILSETSIFDVLPNFFYHTNQVVCMAALEVYVRRAYIAYELNSIQHHQLRDGTCAVDFQFMLPSSHPNRGSSPTLNRVPVPLNASGQLKMRRESSDLFLEGALSPPCQRMGAMVAFQCFDDFKRNFDEVLSSFAEPLSENQPFLESCSSLFEDENSKNTRENPIHIINVSIKRADTEDDDALVSAFTSFAQSKRSSLFEYGIRRITFLVAQKREFPKFFTFRARDGFQEDRIYRNLEPALAFQLELNRMRNFDLTAVPCANHKMHLYLGAARVQEGAEVTDYRFFIRAIIRHSDLITKEASFEYLQNEGERLLLEAMDELEVAFSNTTVRTDCNHIFLNFVPTVIMDPSKIEESVRSMVMRYGSRLWKLRVLQAELKINIRLTPTGPAIPIRLFLTNESGYYLDISLYKEVTDPSSGQIMFQSYGDKQGPLQGMLINTPYVTKDLLQAKRFQAQTLGTTYVYDFPEMFKQALFKQWGPGDKYPKDMLMCTELVLDPEGRLVQLNRLPGDNDVGIVAFKMKMKTPEYPEGRDIVVICNDITHRIGSFGPQEDELFLRASELARAEGIPRIYIAANSGARIGLAEEIRHMFQVAWIDPSDPYKGFKYLYLTPHDYTRISATNSVHCHHVEEGGESRYILTDIIGKDEGLGVENLRGSGTIAGESAQAYEEIITISMVTCRAIGIGAYLVRLGQRVIQVENSHIILTGASALNKVLGREVYASNNQLGGIQIMHNNGVTHTTVPDDFEGVVTILQWLSYMPKNNNSSVPVVPTTDPVDREIDFTPTKAPYDPRWMLVGRPHPTVRGAWQSGFFDHGSFMEIMGSWAQTVVVGRARLGGIPLGVIAVETRTVELTVPADPANLDSESKVIQQAGQVWFPDSAFKTAQAICDFNREHLPLMVFANWRGFSGGMKDMYDQILKFGAYIVDALHAFRQPVLVYIPPHAELRGGSWVVIDPTINPLCMELYADRESRGGVLEAEGTVEIKFKKKDLLKTMRRLDSVYAGLVEKLASLDLPEKQCRDLEAKLKAREEFLLPIYHQVAVQFVDLHDTPGRMQEKGVINDILDWKNARPFFYWRLRRLLSEQVVKYEILQANKDLSDGHMQSMLRRWFVETEGTVKAYLWDNNQAVVEWLEKHWSKEDGTRSAIRENIKYLKRENALKHIRSLVESNPDIAMDCIIHMSQNITASQRAKLSHLLATMDNSNTN